One window of Myripristis murdjan chromosome 8, fMyrMur1.1, whole genome shotgun sequence genomic DNA carries:
- the LOC115364020 gene encoding choline transporter-like protein 2 isoform X2 — MELEEKPKYGEPRKYDPTFKGPIQNRGCTDIVCCILFIIAILGYIAVGILAWSQGDPRKVIYPTDSRGQFCGQAGTPLEKKPLLFYFNIMKCASPMVLLEFQCPTTQMCVEKCPDKFMTLLKAHAISKEFDYYKNFCKEGVMNTMSVPEILRQGLCPAMLTPSKPFTRRCFPALGQKGGAITVGNNSHFDDGTGRMRDAKDLVDGVKNATVVMEARQVVMKIFEDYTQSWYWILIGLVIAMLTSLLFIVLLRFLAGIMVWVMIVMVILVIGYGIFHCYMEYAALKGQAGANVTLQDLGFQTDFSVYLQIRQTWLAFMIILAIVEVIIILLLIFLRKRILIAIALIKEASRAIGHVMSSLFYPLFTFVLLAMVIAYWAVTAVFLSTSNEPIYKVFNETDCVHSRKTCDPANFTTSHMKAECPDSECLFAFYGGETVYHKYLIGLQFYNVFLFFWCANFVTALGQMTLAGAFASYYWAFVKPDDMPAFPIFSALGRSLRYHTGTLAFGSLILSIIQIIRVLLEYLDHKLKGAQNKFAKFLLCCLKCCFWCLEKFIKFLNRNAYIMVAIYGKNFCTSARDAFFLLMRNMIRVAVLDKVTDFLLFLGKLLIVGLVGVFAFFFFSGRVKAFESTAPSLHYYWVPILTVVVGSYLIAHGFFSVYAMCVDTLFLCFCEDLERNDGSAARPYYMSSTLHEILWENKAEDPSPSSDPLHQPEDEDVQLKQQQTQMQEKEEAT, encoded by the exons gtgAGCCACGGAAATATGATCCTACCTTCAAGGGCCCAATTCAAAACAG GGGCTGCACAGACATTGTGTGCTGCATCCTCTTCATTATCGCCATATTGGGTTACATTGCAGTGGGAATACTTG CTTGGTCCCAGGGCGACCCCAGGAAGGTGATCTACCCCACAGACAGCAGAGGCCAGTTCTGTGGGCAGGCTGGCACCCCACTGGA GAAAAAGCCCCTGTTGTTCTACTTCAACATCATGAAGTGTGCCAGTCCCATGGTGCTGCTGGAGTTCCAGTGTCCCACCACACAG ATGTGTGTGGAGAAGTGTCCTGATAAGTTCATGACACTGCTGAAGGCCCATGCCATTAGCAAGGAATTTGACTACTACAAGAACTTCTGCAAGGAAGGTGTGATGAACACAATG AGTGTGCCAGAGATCCTGAGGCAAGGTCTGTGTCCTGCCATGCTGACCCCCAGCAAGCCCT TCACTCGTAGGTGCTTCCCAGCCCTGGGTCAGAAAGGAGGGGCAATTACTGTGGGAAACAACTCTCACTTTGATGATGGAACTGGGAGGATGAGAGACGCCAAGGATCTAGTGGATGGAGTCAA GAATGCCACTGTGGTGATGGAAGCCCGTCAGGTCGTGATGAAAATCTTTGAGGATTACACACAGTCCTGGTACTGGATCCTCAT AGGGTTGGTTATTGCTATGCTCACCAGCCTGCTCTTCATTGTCCTGCTGCGCTTCCTGGCAGGGATTATGGTCTGGGTCATGATCGTCATGGTGATACTGGTCATAGGATACG GTATCTTCCACTGCTACATGGAGTATGCTGCCCTGAAGGGGCAGGCGGGTGCTAATGTGACACTGCAGGATCTGGGCTTCCAGACAGACTTCTCAGTGTACCTGCAGATCAGACAGACCTGGCTTGCCTTCA TGATTATCCTGGCCATCGTGGAAGTCATAATCATCCTGCTGCTCATCTTCCTCAGGAAGAGGATCCTCATTGCCATTGCTCTTATCAAAGAGGCCAGCAG aGCCATTGGGCATGTGATGTCTTCCCTTTTCTACCCTTTGTTCACTTTTGTCCTGTTGGCCATGGTCATCGCCTACTGGGCAGTTACTGCTGT TTTCTTGTCCACCTCTAATGAGCCCATCTACAAAGTGTTCAATGAAACAGACTGTGTGCACTCGAGGAAAACATGTGACCCAGCT AACTTCACAACCTCTCACATGAAAGCGGAGTGCCCGGACTCAGAGTGCCTGTTTGCCTTCTACGGTGGAGAAACTGTTTACCACAAGTACCTGATCGGTCTGCAGTTCTACAacgtcttcctcttcttctggtGTGCCAATTTTGTCACGGCTCTGGGACAGATGACCCTGGCAGGGGCTTTTGCCTCCTACTACTGGGCCTTTGTCAAGCCTGATGACATGCCAGCCTTCCCAATCTTCTCTGCCTTGGGGAGatctctcag GTATCACACAGGAACTCTGGCGTTTGGCTCCCTCATCCTGTCCATCATTCAGATCATCAGGGTGCTGCTGGAATATCTGGACCACAAGCTTAAAG GAGCCCAAAATAAGTTTGCCAAGTTCCTGCTTTGCTGCCTAAAGTGCTGCTTCTGGTGTCTGGAGAAATTCATCAAGTTCCTCAACAGAAATGCCTACATTATG GTGGCAATATATGGTAAAAACTTCTGCACTTCAGCCAGAGATGCCTTCTTCCTCCTAATGAGGAACATGATCAG GGTAGCTGTCCTGGACAAGGTGACAGATTTCCTCTTGTTCCTGGGCAAACTGCTCATTGTGGGGCTTGTGG GagtctttgctttctttttcttctctgggAGAGTGAAAGCCTTTGAGAGTACAGCTCCCAGTCTCCACTACTACTGGGTCCCCATCCTG ACTGTGGTGGTTGGCTCCTATCTCATCGCCCATGGTTTCTTCAGTGTTTATGCCATGTGTGTGGACAcactcttcctctgcttct GCGAGGACCTGGAGCGCAATGACGGGTCGGCTGCGAGGCCTTATTACATGTCTTCGACGCTCCATGAGATTTTGTGGGAGAACAAAGCTGAGGATCCATCTCCATCTTCTGATCCACTTCATCAGCCAGAAGATGAAGACGTCCAGCTGAAGCAACAGCAGACTCAGatgcaggagaaggaggaagcaACTTAG
- the LOC115364020 gene encoding choline transporter-like protein 2 isoform X3: MTEDGEYFGKHGEPRKYDPTFKGPIQNRGCTDIVCCILFIIAILGYIAVGILAWSQGDPRKVIYPTDSRGQFCGQAGTPLEKKPLLFYFNIMKCASPMVLLEFQCPTTQMCVEKCPDKFMTLLKAHAISKEFDYYKNFCKEGVMNTMSVPEILRQGLCPAMLTPSKPFTRRCFPALGQKGGAITVGNNSHFDDGTGRMRDAKDLVDGVKNATVVMEARQVVMKIFEDYTQSWYWILIGLVIAMLTSLLFIVLLRFLAGIMVWVMIVMVILVIGYGIFHCYMEYAALKGQAGANVTLQDLGFQTDFSVYLQIRQTWLAFMIILAIVEVIIILLLIFLRKRILIAIALIKEASRAIGHVMSSLFYPLFTFVLLAMVIAYWAVTAVFLSTSNEPIYKVFNETDCVHSRKTCDPANFTTSHMKAECPDSECLFAFYGGETVYHKYLIGLQFYNVFLFFWCANFVTALGQMTLAGAFASYYWAFVKPDDMPAFPIFSALGRSLRYHTGTLAFGSLILSIIQIIRVLLEYLDHKLKGAQNKFAKFLLCCLKCCFWCLEKFIKFLNRNAYIMVAIYGKNFCTSARDAFFLLMRNMIRVAVLDKVTDFLLFLGKLLIVGLVGVFAFFFFSGRVKAFESTAPSLHYYWVPILTVVVGSYLIAHGFFSVYAMCVDTLFLCFLEDLERNDGSPERPYLMPESLRKLLNKKNKAEPAD, translated from the exons ATGACTGAGGACGGAGAGTATTTTGGAAAGCATG gtgAGCCACGGAAATATGATCCTACCTTCAAGGGCCCAATTCAAAACAG GGGCTGCACAGACATTGTGTGCTGCATCCTCTTCATTATCGCCATATTGGGTTACATTGCAGTGGGAATACTTG CTTGGTCCCAGGGCGACCCCAGGAAGGTGATCTACCCCACAGACAGCAGAGGCCAGTTCTGTGGGCAGGCTGGCACCCCACTGGA GAAAAAGCCCCTGTTGTTCTACTTCAACATCATGAAGTGTGCCAGTCCCATGGTGCTGCTGGAGTTCCAGTGTCCCACCACACAG ATGTGTGTGGAGAAGTGTCCTGATAAGTTCATGACACTGCTGAAGGCCCATGCCATTAGCAAGGAATTTGACTACTACAAGAACTTCTGCAAGGAAGGTGTGATGAACACAATG AGTGTGCCAGAGATCCTGAGGCAAGGTCTGTGTCCTGCCATGCTGACCCCCAGCAAGCCCT TCACTCGTAGGTGCTTCCCAGCCCTGGGTCAGAAAGGAGGGGCAATTACTGTGGGAAACAACTCTCACTTTGATGATGGAACTGGGAGGATGAGAGACGCCAAGGATCTAGTGGATGGAGTCAA GAATGCCACTGTGGTGATGGAAGCCCGTCAGGTCGTGATGAAAATCTTTGAGGATTACACACAGTCCTGGTACTGGATCCTCAT AGGGTTGGTTATTGCTATGCTCACCAGCCTGCTCTTCATTGTCCTGCTGCGCTTCCTGGCAGGGATTATGGTCTGGGTCATGATCGTCATGGTGATACTGGTCATAGGATACG GTATCTTCCACTGCTACATGGAGTATGCTGCCCTGAAGGGGCAGGCGGGTGCTAATGTGACACTGCAGGATCTGGGCTTCCAGACAGACTTCTCAGTGTACCTGCAGATCAGACAGACCTGGCTTGCCTTCA TGATTATCCTGGCCATCGTGGAAGTCATAATCATCCTGCTGCTCATCTTCCTCAGGAAGAGGATCCTCATTGCCATTGCTCTTATCAAAGAGGCCAGCAG aGCCATTGGGCATGTGATGTCTTCCCTTTTCTACCCTTTGTTCACTTTTGTCCTGTTGGCCATGGTCATCGCCTACTGGGCAGTTACTGCTGT TTTCTTGTCCACCTCTAATGAGCCCATCTACAAAGTGTTCAATGAAACAGACTGTGTGCACTCGAGGAAAACATGTGACCCAGCT AACTTCACAACCTCTCACATGAAAGCGGAGTGCCCGGACTCAGAGTGCCTGTTTGCCTTCTACGGTGGAGAAACTGTTTACCACAAGTACCTGATCGGTCTGCAGTTCTACAacgtcttcctcttcttctggtGTGCCAATTTTGTCACGGCTCTGGGACAGATGACCCTGGCAGGGGCTTTTGCCTCCTACTACTGGGCCTTTGTCAAGCCTGATGACATGCCAGCCTTCCCAATCTTCTCTGCCTTGGGGAGatctctcag GTATCACACAGGAACTCTGGCGTTTGGCTCCCTCATCCTGTCCATCATTCAGATCATCAGGGTGCTGCTGGAATATCTGGACCACAAGCTTAAAG GAGCCCAAAATAAGTTTGCCAAGTTCCTGCTTTGCTGCCTAAAGTGCTGCTTCTGGTGTCTGGAGAAATTCATCAAGTTCCTCAACAGAAATGCCTACATTATG GTGGCAATATATGGTAAAAACTTCTGCACTTCAGCCAGAGATGCCTTCTTCCTCCTAATGAGGAACATGATCAG GGTAGCTGTCCTGGACAAGGTGACAGATTTCCTCTTGTTCCTGGGCAAACTGCTCATTGTGGGGCTTGTGG GagtctttgctttctttttcttctctgggAGAGTGAAAGCCTTTGAGAGTACAGCTCCCAGTCTCCACTACTACTGGGTCCCCATCCTG ACTGTGGTGGTTGGCTCCTATCTCATCGCCCATGGTTTCTTCAGTGTTTATGCCATGTGTGTGGACAcactcttcctctgcttct TGGAAGATCTTGAGAGGAATGATGGCAGCCCAGAAAGGCCCTACCTGATGCCAGAGAGCCTCCGAAAGCTCCTGAATAAGAAGAACAAGGCAGAGCCTGCTGATTGA
- the LOC115364020 gene encoding choline transporter-like protein 2 isoform X1, protein MTEDGEYFGKHGEPRKYDPTFKGPIQNRGCTDIVCCILFIIAILGYIAVGILAWSQGDPRKVIYPTDSRGQFCGQAGTPLEKKPLLFYFNIMKCASPMVLLEFQCPTTQMCVEKCPDKFMTLLKAHAISKEFDYYKNFCKEGVMNTMSVPEILRQGLCPAMLTPSKPFTRRCFPALGQKGGAITVGNNSHFDDGTGRMRDAKDLVDGVKNATVVMEARQVVMKIFEDYTQSWYWILIGLVIAMLTSLLFIVLLRFLAGIMVWVMIVMVILVIGYGIFHCYMEYAALKGQAGANVTLQDLGFQTDFSVYLQIRQTWLAFMIILAIVEVIIILLLIFLRKRILIAIALIKEASRAIGHVMSSLFYPLFTFVLLAMVIAYWAVTAVFLSTSNEPIYKVFNETDCVHSRKTCDPANFTTSHMKAECPDSECLFAFYGGETVYHKYLIGLQFYNVFLFFWCANFVTALGQMTLAGAFASYYWAFVKPDDMPAFPIFSALGRSLRYHTGTLAFGSLILSIIQIIRVLLEYLDHKLKGAQNKFAKFLLCCLKCCFWCLEKFIKFLNRNAYIMVAIYGKNFCTSARDAFFLLMRNMIRVAVLDKVTDFLLFLGKLLIVGLVGVFAFFFFSGRVKAFESTAPSLHYYWVPILTVVVGSYLIAHGFFSVYAMCVDTLFLCFCEDLERNDGSAARPYYMSSTLHEILWENKAEDPSPSSDPLHQPEDEDVQLKQQQTQMQEKEEAT, encoded by the exons ATGACTGAGGACGGAGAGTATTTTGGAAAGCATG gtgAGCCACGGAAATATGATCCTACCTTCAAGGGCCCAATTCAAAACAG GGGCTGCACAGACATTGTGTGCTGCATCCTCTTCATTATCGCCATATTGGGTTACATTGCAGTGGGAATACTTG CTTGGTCCCAGGGCGACCCCAGGAAGGTGATCTACCCCACAGACAGCAGAGGCCAGTTCTGTGGGCAGGCTGGCACCCCACTGGA GAAAAAGCCCCTGTTGTTCTACTTCAACATCATGAAGTGTGCCAGTCCCATGGTGCTGCTGGAGTTCCAGTGTCCCACCACACAG ATGTGTGTGGAGAAGTGTCCTGATAAGTTCATGACACTGCTGAAGGCCCATGCCATTAGCAAGGAATTTGACTACTACAAGAACTTCTGCAAGGAAGGTGTGATGAACACAATG AGTGTGCCAGAGATCCTGAGGCAAGGTCTGTGTCCTGCCATGCTGACCCCCAGCAAGCCCT TCACTCGTAGGTGCTTCCCAGCCCTGGGTCAGAAAGGAGGGGCAATTACTGTGGGAAACAACTCTCACTTTGATGATGGAACTGGGAGGATGAGAGACGCCAAGGATCTAGTGGATGGAGTCAA GAATGCCACTGTGGTGATGGAAGCCCGTCAGGTCGTGATGAAAATCTTTGAGGATTACACACAGTCCTGGTACTGGATCCTCAT AGGGTTGGTTATTGCTATGCTCACCAGCCTGCTCTTCATTGTCCTGCTGCGCTTCCTGGCAGGGATTATGGTCTGGGTCATGATCGTCATGGTGATACTGGTCATAGGATACG GTATCTTCCACTGCTACATGGAGTATGCTGCCCTGAAGGGGCAGGCGGGTGCTAATGTGACACTGCAGGATCTGGGCTTCCAGACAGACTTCTCAGTGTACCTGCAGATCAGACAGACCTGGCTTGCCTTCA TGATTATCCTGGCCATCGTGGAAGTCATAATCATCCTGCTGCTCATCTTCCTCAGGAAGAGGATCCTCATTGCCATTGCTCTTATCAAAGAGGCCAGCAG aGCCATTGGGCATGTGATGTCTTCCCTTTTCTACCCTTTGTTCACTTTTGTCCTGTTGGCCATGGTCATCGCCTACTGGGCAGTTACTGCTGT TTTCTTGTCCACCTCTAATGAGCCCATCTACAAAGTGTTCAATGAAACAGACTGTGTGCACTCGAGGAAAACATGTGACCCAGCT AACTTCACAACCTCTCACATGAAAGCGGAGTGCCCGGACTCAGAGTGCCTGTTTGCCTTCTACGGTGGAGAAACTGTTTACCACAAGTACCTGATCGGTCTGCAGTTCTACAacgtcttcctcttcttctggtGTGCCAATTTTGTCACGGCTCTGGGACAGATGACCCTGGCAGGGGCTTTTGCCTCCTACTACTGGGCCTTTGTCAAGCCTGATGACATGCCAGCCTTCCCAATCTTCTCTGCCTTGGGGAGatctctcag GTATCACACAGGAACTCTGGCGTTTGGCTCCCTCATCCTGTCCATCATTCAGATCATCAGGGTGCTGCTGGAATATCTGGACCACAAGCTTAAAG GAGCCCAAAATAAGTTTGCCAAGTTCCTGCTTTGCTGCCTAAAGTGCTGCTTCTGGTGTCTGGAGAAATTCATCAAGTTCCTCAACAGAAATGCCTACATTATG GTGGCAATATATGGTAAAAACTTCTGCACTTCAGCCAGAGATGCCTTCTTCCTCCTAATGAGGAACATGATCAG GGTAGCTGTCCTGGACAAGGTGACAGATTTCCTCTTGTTCCTGGGCAAACTGCTCATTGTGGGGCTTGTGG GagtctttgctttctttttcttctctgggAGAGTGAAAGCCTTTGAGAGTACAGCTCCCAGTCTCCACTACTACTGGGTCCCCATCCTG ACTGTGGTGGTTGGCTCCTATCTCATCGCCCATGGTTTCTTCAGTGTTTATGCCATGTGTGTGGACAcactcttcctctgcttct GCGAGGACCTGGAGCGCAATGACGGGTCGGCTGCGAGGCCTTATTACATGTCTTCGACGCTCCATGAGATTTTGTGGGAGAACAAAGCTGAGGATCCATCTCCATCTTCTGATCCACTTCATCAGCCAGAAGATGAAGACGTCCAGCTGAAGCAACAGCAGACTCAGatgcaggagaaggaggaagcaACTTAG